In Hemicordylus capensis ecotype Gifberg chromosome 4, rHemCap1.1.pri, whole genome shotgun sequence, the genomic window GCTATACAATATCCCCATAAAAGCCAGGGACCGAGGCCAAGATCTAGTGGCTTGGCCAAGACTACCCAGAACATTCTCAGCAGAGTTGACATTGGAGCCAATAACTTTATGGCTCTTGCCCACAGGTGGAACACTTAGTGGTCAAGAGCCAAGCGTAGTCTTAATCTCAAGCAGCTGTGTATTGCACTGCTACTAGCATTAACACCTCAGAAAGCATATCTACTGCTAACTGGGCCCTTTTTCATCCCTGCTGAGTTCTGCTTACAGCTGAAGTCAAAGGGAAACCCAACCCTATAGCCGCCTTCTCCTTGTGAGATTTCCAAGAACACACCTAAACTCTTACCACAACCTCACTTACTACCCCCCTCCTAAGAAGTGGCCCAAGTCCCACTGCAGTTAAATGGTGCAAGTTAGTCATGGCCAGGGATGCTGCAGTGACCCATCAGATATTATTTCTGACAAAATGTAGCATCATTGCTCTGCTGGAGACAGTTATCCAAAATTTCTCTACATCCAGTTGAGTTTCCATTGGGGTCGGAAGTTGGCAGCTGGAAACATGAACTCTTGTGCAAGCTAAATGGAAGGGAAAAGGAGCCTGAATGTGCATCTGAATACAGAGCGTTTGTCAAAACTGCATGATTTAGTGGGGTGTacataccatgcataattgtgcACACGTAGAGCTGGATCAGGGCATAAATGCTGGACATTAGCCTTCACCCAAAACAACATTTGAGGCCATAGGTGCCAGCCCACTGCTGTAAAGTGGATCAATTTGCACTTATGGCCTTTCCAAGGAGGTGTGCACAgacatgcgtgtgcacacacagcatGTCGAAGTTGACTGGAAGAGTAAGGAAATTCAACACACTCCACGGCCTTTCTAGAGATCTCAGAATGCAAGGAGGTACAACAGGACGATTCCACAGAAATAAATGGACCGGTTTCACATATCCCTGGTCATGACATTAATTTCAATGTGCGGCCActgtttttttgtggggtttgggttttttgtgtaGTATTTTTTTGCACTGGCGTTTGCAGTATCATGGCAGACCTCCGCACCTTCAAATCTTCCTCCCTACCCCCACAAAGGAGAGTCTTTGCTGCAGACCCCAAAACAATGAATACTACTGAGAAGCAGCAGAGATACTGCACTCCAGGGTTCAAGAAGCTGTGTGTCCAGCAGCTGGAGCTTTTAAAGTTGAGCCTAGCAGTCATCCTCCTTTCTGCCTGCTCTTAAGAGGCTCAAGGGAGAAGGCACAGACCACACTAAACCAGTGGGAGAGATTCCGCTTTGGTCTCCTTGCCCTGCTCCAGTGAAAGCTAGCAGAAAATGTCTACATGACGCCTACTCTTGATTGCTCTTTCCAGAAAAGctttcttaattaaaaaaaatcccaacccTAGCTCCTACAAGACCTGGCACAGTCTCAGGCAAAAGTTATCCCCTCACCTTCATGCAGCTCTGAAATATTGCTTTGCCACCACTTTAAAGAGTCAAGGCATCATTTTACATAATTACTTCATTTAATAAGCCAGCATTACAGCATGACCAGTATTGAGTGGATAACCAGGTGCAGTTCACTGAAAGAGTGATGTTCAGTTATCAGGTCTCCAAAGGAGGAGGATCTGAAAAGAGAAACAAGTTATAAAACCAAAATTCTGTTCTcacatcctcaaggaaaaaaacaaaacagaacaaaacattaGATTGAATTTAAATTGAGCACAATGATTTCTTCAAGATAAGTAAGTTATTTACAGAGTGTCTGTTCTCAAGGTATATTAACTGTTCTCCTCCAAACAATTTACAGACTAAAGTTGTACAAACAGAAGACACAGATTGGAAATGCATATGATGAACATGAATGCCTCTGCATGCACAGTTAGCAGCAGCTGCATCATCAGGGCTGAAAGGCAAAACAAGGACATAGTAATCTAAGATGATGGACTGGTCAAGACGATTAAGAAGAAGAGGCAAGGAGAAAAGGCAATAGGAGGTTTGCAGAATCAAGTCTGCAGTAGGGATGTAGTATTAGACAAGAGCTAAAAGCAGGGTAGTTGAGGGTTGCCTGAAGATGGACCAGTAAGTACAGAATTGGTTTCCAGAGAATGCAGAGCTAAGTAGACAAGCCACGTTACACAGTCTAGAAACAAGGTTTGCAGGATGACACTCATCCCATTTCATTTcccgccccaccaccactaccacttgtgttccctctaacagggattcccagttgttgttaactacaactccccaaatccccagctgcaatggcttttgtttggggattatgggagttgtagtcaacagcatctgggaatctctgttagagggaacattgccccccccaccccgccactgctgctttctgggGCCAGGGCACTCACCATTGCTCTTTCCTTAGAGTAGCACCGTAGCTTTCACTGGCACAATATTTCCCTGCACTGTTAATAATAGCATAAAGTACATTTCAAAGCAGCAGAACTGCCAGTGTGGCTATAGAaccatacaggagaaccttgttatctgcaggggttccattccggAGGGGGTGGAGGCGGACAGTGAAACCACGGATAGCGAGGGACTGaattctatgtgtgtgtgtgtgtgggtggggggcgtTGGTTCCTGGACTTGAAAAAAAATCACCTGAAAAATTGCACCAAAACTGAgacaaataaagtgccctactgtgctccactGCTCCTcaggagtccaaggatgccccccaACTCCAGTCAAAAGTTCGCTAAAATTCAGCATATTATCTCAggtttttgcctttttttttctttttttaaaaagagagctataaaatggctaccacaatcaaaatggtggccagaaatgacctccaagagagccagtgtggtgtagtggttagagtgctggactaggaccggggagacccgcattcaaatccccattcagccttgatacttgctgggtgactctgggccagtcacttctctctcagcctaacctacttcacagggttgttgtgaaagagaaactcaagtatatagtacactgctctgggctccttggtgggagagcgggatataaatgtaataataataataatttccggCCAACCCCAACCCACAGATACGTGAGTTTAGCCCCTTTTGTGCCAGATATTTTCCACGTGTCctcagatacatgaaaccatggatgCTGAATCCGCAAAtagcaaggttctcctgtacttacTATTCTATCCTTCATTGTAGTATCAAGTACACCATGATTCATGTTACATCAAAGAGCATATCAGAAATTTACTGTCACTCGCTATGACTTAAGTACTTCAGTTGTGAGCAACATTACATTATGACCAGAAGTATATAAAATAGACGGCAGAGCTACCAccattcctccccactccccccacattAAGGTACTCCCATTCAGTGAAGTCAGGCAATGCAAAGTTTTTATGGATTACCTAGAGAGGTCTACTTTGTGGGTCCAACTGATTCAAATACCCCAGCTTCCCTCATGGCCTCGAACTCCTTCACGGCATCATAGTTTTTATAGAAGTCTGCGTATGCTCTCTTCCTCGGTTCAGCCACACCAAACTGAATATAAGGAGATAAGATTGCAAGTGTTCAAAAAGATTTATAGTTATTTAGAATTTAAACTGATacaatatttgaatgttttaaccTCAGGCCAACTTCGGGAGAGCAATATATCAATATGCAGTCTAAATCatttagtggctagagtgcttaCAAAACATTAGCTGATTTGTTGGAAAGTACTGTATTGATACAAGAGACACATCTCACTCCTCATTAGGAGGAATCTCTCACACACCACCAACTTCTTAACATAAAAATATCTTACCTTGTATGCAGATGCACATCCCAAAGCAAAGACAAATGCCACTACAATGTGTTTTCTTAGACGGCTGGCCAAGAGGCCTCTCATCTGTGGCTTGGGCAGCAAGGCAGCAGACATGTTGCTTTCTTCAAAAAGCAAAAATCAAGAAAAACAAGTAGGCCTTATTGCCTCAGTAGCTTCACAGATATCAAGAAAGAAAACCTACCATAACAACCATAAAAGCACCAcctgtatcacagagacctggctggatgAAGGAGGGAGATGTAAGCCAATTATGTCCACTAGATTCCCACATGCAATACCAGTCAAGACAGAATGGCTGGGGAGATGGGACAGCTCTGGTCTATCAGGATACTATCTCCCCCTCCAGATGCGCCAACCACCAACCTTCCCAACTTTGATCTTCTACACCTGGTGTTGGGGTCTCTAGACAAAAATGTACTACTGACAACAACCATAGGGTTGTCTCAAATCAAATCCGGTCCCACACATTTCAGGGCATATACCTGATTTGGTCTTCTGTActtgcgcagcagggaaatgacttgactagaaagcatgaggttgccagttcaaatccccactgacagatgctgaaaggcataatctcatactgcacgggaggaggcaatggtaaacccttcctgtattctaccagaggcaaccacagggctctgtggtcaccaggagtcgacatcaactagAGGGCACACAATTTCGACCCTGCTGATTCTTTTAGACTTCTCAACGGCTTTCAACAGTTTTAAACATGGTATACTTCTGGGTAATCTCTCTGGATTGGTTCAGGGACTCCATGTTATAGTGGTTTCAATCCTATCTGAAGAATCAGTCCCAGAGGGTGGTACAGGGATTTCTGCTCTACCAAAAAGGatggaggagggggggaagaggggggaaaagATGATGCAGCACCAACAGGTCAAAACTGAAGCAATGGGGGAGGAATTTCCAAAGGCTGCCCTAAAGAAGAGTTTTTATTTTAGAGTTGCATTTAGAGGCAGTTTTGGTCTTGATTAGAGaaaa contains:
- the LOC128325003 gene encoding cytochrome c oxidase subunit 6C-2, with the protein product MSAALLPKPQMRGLLASRLRKHIVVAFVFALGCASAYKFGVAEPRKRAYADFYKNYDAVKEFEAMREAGVFESVGPTK